In one window of Lytechinus pictus isolate F3 Inbred chromosome 19, Lp3.0, whole genome shotgun sequence DNA:
- the LOC129253986 gene encoding uncharacterized protein LOC129253986 yields the protein MTKINSILTFSFLSVFFEDIWYDETDSARGYLSSKLNTMRRSLPREQQRRPRTGKYSGLQVKAFKKELKRTFQQMEEVTSEEEDEIVNFCKRATAESSAEVLEGMGRTFQNRRNWISEKLPKVTDILERYPRFRDTPTVIQQEFKLLLPEATAKLISKWETRFVESILHICKMSRLPKIQALMKDLYHPSSELGDQYEPSEGE from the exons ATGACCAAAATCAATTCCATCCTTacattctcctttctttctgttttctttgagGATATTTGGTATGATGAAACTGATTCAGCTCGTGGATATTTGAGCTCGAAGCTTAACACCATGCGGAGGTCTCTACCTCGTGAACAACAGCGAAGGCCAAGGACAGGAAAATATTCAGGGCTGCAGGTGAAAGCTTTCAAGAAAGAACTGAAGCGCACATTTCAACAAATGGAAGAGGTGACCTCAGAAGAGGAGGATGAAATTGTCAACTTCTGCAAAAGGGCAACTGCAGAGAGCAGTGCAGAGGTCCTGGAGGGCATGGGCAGGACGTTCCAAAACAGACGAAATTGGATCTCTGAGAAATTGCCGAAAGTCACTGACATCCTTGAGCGATACCCAAGATTTCGAGATACACCGACAGTT ATACAGCAAGAATTCAAGCTGTTGTTACCAGAGGCCACTGCCAAACTTATCAGCAAGTGGGAGACAAGATTTGTGGAGAGCATCCTACACATTTGCAAAATGTCCAGGCTGCCGAAGATACAAGCATTGATGAAGGACTTGTATCATCCATCTTCTGAGTTAGGTGACCAGTATGAACCTTCTGAGG GAGAGTAA
- the LOC129282592 gene encoding large ribosomal subunit protein bL21m-like produces the protein MTAFVRSLNALRGGISCRFNADIGKCSLLERSSRVLSSMNLSNRYQHNIQHRSVLSRCMSTEQSSSLSVPPHQKSDVLSAVRSDINQGRMFAIVYISGAQHKVTTGDLVLLQNHIKADVGDIIRLEKILLLGGDNFTLIGKPMLSLDTVRVEATVIEKTVSEKKVHFRFKRRKRFSSYRERQTDLTVLRINSIEAQLR, from the exons ATGACGGCATTTGTGCGGTCCCTGAATGCTCTTCGGGGAGGTATCTCTTGTAGATTCAACGCAGATATCG ggAAATGTTCACTACTCGAGCGGTCGTCCCGAGTGCTTTCTAGTATGAATCTTAGCAACAGATATCAACATAACATCCAACATCGCTCTGTTTTATCCAG GTGTATGTCAACAGAACAAAGCTCTTCTCTTAGTGTTCCTCCTCATCAGAAATCAG ATGTGCTATCAGCAGTGAGGAGCGATATCAACCAAGGAAGAATGTTTGCAATTGTCTATATATCAGGCGCCCAACACAAAGTGACGACGGGCGACCTTGTTCTCCTTCAGAACCACATCAAGGCCGACGTAGGAGATATCATCAGATTAGAAAAG aTACTTCTACTCGGAGGAGACAATTTTACTCTCATAGGCAAACCAATGCTGAG CTTGGACACAGTGCGCGTCGAAGCCACCGTGATCGAAAAGACGGTCAGCGAAAAGAAGGTCCACTTCAGGTTTAAGAGGAGAAAGAGATTTTCTAGCTACCGAG agagacagacagacttGACCGTTTTGAGGATCAACAGCATCGAAGCCCAGCTGAGATGA